Sequence from the Cyanobacteriota bacterium genome:
GTACCAGGTGTGTGAAGTTACAGGGTGGGACTATGGCGAGGTATGGGTAAGGGCTGGCGATCGGGAGAGCTTGCAGCTTAGTCCCATTTGGTATGGAAAGACGAGTGAGCTATCTATATTTCGGCAGCTTAGCCAAGCTTATGTCTTGCCAATCAACAACAGTCTGCACGGACGAGTGTGGCTAGCCCAGCAAGCTGTGTGGATTCCAGATGTATCTCAGCTTTCCATCCAGGAATTTAGTCGGGCGGCGATCGCGCAAGAAGCGGGGTTACGAGCCAACTTTGGCGTACCTATTGTTGCCAATGGTGAAACTCTTGCTGTATTGTCCTTTTTCATGCTGTCAGCCCATCCAGAAAATCAGCACCAGATTGAACTCGTGACTGCCGTTGCCCAACAACTTGGCTCTGTGATTCAGATTAAGCGCACAGAGGATGCGTTACATGAGCAACAACGACAATCGGAGCGACTGTTGCTAAACATCCTACCTGCTCCTATTGCTGAACGCCTCAAGCGCAACAATCATCGCTGCATTGCCGACAGCTTCTCAGAGGTAACCGTTATGTTTGCAGACTTGGTTAACTTTTCTGCCATTGCCGATCACACCCCTCCGCAAGCGCTGGTGGAACTGCTGAATCACATTTTTTCTACCTTCGATCGTCTAGCAGCTCAGCATGGCCTAGAAAAAATCAAAACCATCGGGGATGCCTATATGGTCGTTGGTGGGCTGCCCATTCCTCGACCAGACCACGCAGAGGCGATCGCTGACATGGCACTATCGATGCAACAGGCCATTTGCACCCTTTCCCAGGAAACTGGTGAGGCCCTTAGCCTTCGTATTGGCATTCACACAGGCCCCGTGGTGGCTGGAGTCATTGGCATTACAAAATTTAGCTACGACCTCTGGGGTGATGCCGTCAACATTGCCAGCCGTATGGAATCTCAAGGCTTGCCTAGTCAAATACAAGTTTCTGCTGCCGTGTACGATCGGCTCTGCGGGCGTTATCTTTTTCAAGAGCGTGGAGCTATTCTTGTCAAAGGCAAAGGTGAAATGACCACCTACCTGCTGCAAGGCAAGAAATAAATGTGCGGCTTCTAGCATTTGGGTTAGGATGTCATAACGCGGGATGAGAGCATTGCATGACTTTTCCGCCCCTTAAACTCGATCATGACATGATCAGATACGTTTTATTTGTTGCCTGACCAGGGAATCTATGGCTAATCCATCGACGATGACACTGCTGAGATACCTCAGCCCAGCCGAAGTACTTGTTAACAGTCCCACGGTTCTCCAAGGAGTTTATGACCCCACAC
This genomic interval carries:
- a CDS encoding GAF domain-containing protein — encoded protein: GTLSDISDRKQYEAAAHLLQTLIQAITEAPDFNTALQVTLYQVCEVTGWDYGEVWVRAGDRESLQLSPIWYGKTSELSIFRQLSQAYVLPINNSLHGRVWLAQQAVWIPDVSQLSIQEFSRAAIAQEAGLRANFGVPIVANGETLAVLSFFMLSAHPENQHQIELVTAVAQQLGSVIQIKRTEDALHEQQRQSERLLLNILPAPIAERLKRNNHRCIADSFSEVTVMFADLVNFSAIADHTPPQALVELLNHIFSTFDRLAAQHGLEKIKTIGDAYMVVGGLPIPRPDHAEAIADMALSMQQAICTLSQETGEALSLRIGIHTGPVVAGVIGITKFSYDLWGDAVNIASRMESQGLPSQIQVSAAVYDRLCGRYLFQERGAILVKGKGEMTTYLLQGKK